A region from the Sulfurivermis fontis genome encodes:
- a CDS encoding acetolactate synthase large subunit, with protein sequence MKAAQLFVRCLENEGIEYIFGIPGEENLDLMDALQDSPIKFITTRHEQGAAFMADVYGRLTGRAGVCLATLGPGATNLITGVADANMDHAPLVAVAGQAATTRLHKESHQVLDLELMFHPITKYSSRLLTPNVIPEVVRKAFKLAQTEKTGAAFIEFPENIAKYEVDENPLPVKNPSQPEPSADRVDRAAELISNARAPLILAGNGVVRAKAWQQLTDFAERLNIPVANTFMAKGVVPFAKNPLALGSVGLQARDYVNCGFDTADVIICIGYDLVEYHPYLWHPTRDRIIVHVDSTPAEVDAYYPVAVGVVGDIKHSLVRIGELATPHQGHRMRPLRDALVEEMSSHKNDDSFPVKPQKVIWDLRTALDMEDIVICDVGAHKMWMARMFRCEYPNTCIISNGFASMGIAVPGAIAAKLAYPERKVVAVTGDAGFLMNSQEIETAMRLKLPMVILIWNDNGYGLIKWKQLNQFGRPSNVDFTNPDFIKYAESFGAKGYRIERVADLLPTLQRALADDTVSIIDCPVDYGENLKLTAKLGEMVCPI encoded by the coding sequence ATGAAGGCGGCGCAACTGTTCGTCCGGTGCCTGGAGAACGAAGGTATCGAATACATCTTCGGTATTCCCGGTGAGGAAAATCTCGACCTGATGGATGCCTTGCAGGACTCGCCCATCAAGTTCATCACCACGCGCCATGAACAGGGCGCCGCCTTCATGGCCGATGTCTACGGCCGCCTCACCGGCCGTGCCGGCGTGTGTCTGGCCACCCTCGGTCCGGGTGCCACCAACCTGATCACCGGTGTCGCCGACGCCAACATGGATCATGCACCGCTGGTGGCGGTGGCGGGGCAGGCCGCGACCACGCGCCTGCACAAGGAGTCGCACCAGGTGCTGGATCTGGAGCTGATGTTCCACCCGATCACCAAATATTCTTCGCGCCTGCTCACACCGAACGTCATTCCCGAGGTGGTGCGCAAGGCCTTCAAGCTGGCACAGACCGAAAAGACCGGTGCCGCCTTCATCGAGTTTCCCGAGAACATCGCCAAGTACGAAGTGGACGAGAACCCGCTGCCGGTAAAGAACCCCTCGCAGCCGGAACCATCTGCGGATCGTGTCGATCGGGCGGCCGAGCTGATTTCCAATGCCCGCGCGCCGCTGATCCTGGCCGGCAACGGTGTGGTGCGTGCCAAGGCCTGGCAACAGCTCACCGATTTTGCCGAGCGCCTCAACATACCGGTGGCCAATACCTTCATGGCCAAGGGCGTGGTGCCGTTCGCGAAGAATCCTCTGGCCCTGGGCAGTGTGGGTTTGCAGGCGCGCGATTACGTCAACTGCGGTTTCGATACCGCCGACGTGATCATCTGTATCGGCTACGACCTGGTGGAATACCACCCGTACCTGTGGCACCCGACACGCGATCGCATCATCGTCCATGTCGACAGTACGCCGGCGGAGGTGGATGCCTATTACCCGGTGGCGGTGGGCGTGGTGGGCGACATCAAGCACTCGCTGGTGCGCATCGGCGAGCTCGCCACGCCACATCAGGGCCACCGTATGCGCCCGCTGCGCGATGCCCTGGTCGAGGAAATGTCATCGCACAAGAATGACGACAGCTTCCCGGTCAAGCCGCAGAAGGTGATTTGGGATCTGCGTACCGCGCTGGACATGGAGGACATCGTGATCTGCGATGTCGGAGCCCACAAGATGTGGATGGCGCGCATGTTCCGCTGCGAGTACCCCAATACCTGCATCATCTCCAACGGCTTTGCCAGTATGGGTATCGCCGTGCCCGGTGCGATCGCGGCCAAGCTGGCCTATCCCGAACGCAAGGTGGTGGCGGTGACCGGCGATGCCGGCTTCCTGATGAACAGCCAGGAGATCGAGACGGCGATGCGCCTCAAACTACCGATGGTGATTCTGATCTGGAACGACAATGGCTACGGTCTCATCAAGTGGAAGCAGCTGAACCAGTTCGGCCGGCCGTCCAACGTCGACTTCACCAACCCCGATTTCATCAAATACGCCGAATCCTTCGGCGCCAAGGGCTATCGCATCGAACGCGTCGCCGATTTGTTGCCGACGCTGCAGAGGGCATTGGCCGACGATACCGTGAGCATCATCGACTGTCCGGTGGACTATGGTGAAAACCTCAAACTTACCGCCAAGCTCGGCGAAATGGTCTGCCCCATCTGA
- a CDS encoding thiol:disulfide interchange protein DsbA/DsbL codes for MKNCLARAGLALLLSLAVLSVHATDEIYEGFQYARLDKPVEPLTSTAGKVEVVELFWYGCGHCYAFEPHLHDWLQRKPDYVEFIRIPAIFNSSAWRLHARAYYTAEVLGIVDKIHGPMFNAIHKDKRSLNTEQQLAAFFAEFGVEEKKFMDTFKSFAVDVKVNRAERLTQRFGIDGVPSVVVAGKYRSDGPMAQSYQGLLQVVDFLVAKERATAKPTSTAAGK; via the coding sequence ATGAAAAACTGTCTCGCCCGGGCCGGCCTGGCGCTGTTGCTGTCGCTGGCGGTCCTGTCGGTCCACGCCACTGACGAGATCTATGAAGGCTTTCAGTATGCCCGCCTGGACAAGCCGGTAGAGCCACTCACCAGCACAGCCGGCAAGGTGGAGGTGGTGGAGTTGTTCTGGTACGGCTGCGGCCACTGCTACGCCTTCGAGCCTCATTTGCACGACTGGTTGCAACGCAAGCCGGACTATGTGGAATTTATTCGCATCCCGGCCATTTTCAATAGCAGTGCCTGGCGGCTGCACGCGCGGGCCTACTATACCGCTGAAGTACTAGGCATCGTCGACAAGATCCATGGCCCGATGTTCAACGCGATACACAAAGACAAGCGCTCCCTCAATACAGAACAGCAGCTGGCTGCCTTCTTTGCCGAGTTTGGCGTGGAGGAGAAAAAGTTCATGGATACCTTCAAATCCTTTGCCGTCGACGTCAAGGTGAACAGGGCCGAGCGGCTGACCCAGCGTTTTGGGATCGATGGTGTACCGTCGGTTGTGGTGGCGGGCAAGTACCGTAGCGACGGGCCGATGGCGCAAAGCTATCAGGGCCTGTTGCAGGTGGTGGACTTTCTGGTGGCGAAGGAGCGTGCCACGGCCAAGCCGACCAGCACGGCGGCCGGCAAGTAA
- a CDS encoding Crp/Fnr family transcriptional regulator, which yields MATDNTINLTEFLSQQYLCESLTLREVQTLLEFTELVTFKRNAIIADIGEVGEALYFMLKGEVALIYEAEGQSVEIGGIKEGELVGEMSFFDREPRSVRLLAKSADTRLLRLSRTMYQRLRVEHPFIAVNLLEHAIINLDHLFRRVSQDVATFSRYVYGGKK from the coding sequence ATGGCTACGGACAATACCATAAACCTGACCGAATTCCTGAGCCAGCAGTACCTGTGCGAGTCGCTCACCCTGCGCGAGGTGCAGACCCTGCTGGAGTTCACCGAACTGGTCACGTTCAAAAGGAATGCCATCATCGCCGACATCGGCGAGGTGGGTGAGGCGCTGTATTTCATGCTCAAGGGAGAGGTGGCGCTGATCTATGAGGCCGAGGGTCAGTCGGTGGAGATCGGCGGCATCAAGGAAGGAGAGCTGGTGGGCGAGATGTCGTTCTTCGACCGCGAGCCGCGCTCGGTACGCCTGCTGGCCAAGTCGGCCGACACGCGCCTGCTGCGTCTGTCGCGCACCATGTATCAGCGACTGCGGGTGGAGCACCCGTTCATCGCCGTCAACCTGCTGGAGCACGCCATCATCAACCTGGACCACCTGTTCCGCCGGGTGAGCCAGGATGTGGCGACGTTTTCGCGCTATGTGTATGGCGGCAAAAAATGA
- the ccsB gene encoding c-type cytochrome biogenesis protein CcsB, which translates to MSVSSDYLEQEFKQPSLWRRLGWFDWLWALVAVAGSIYAHVHYAAFMDNYEIGILYGTALTLIWLGWSWKPIRQLSLVIGLLSLFAIGLYGEDLARGDTSFFLKYLVSSQSAIMWMSALYVMATFAYFFGMFARSEFSSRVGSALTWSATAMGFTGLMVRWRESYLISHDVGHIPVSNLYEVFILFAVITALMYLYYEGRYRNRQLGGFVLTVISAAVAFLLWYSFARGAHEIQPLVPALQSYWMKLHVPTNFIGYGGFALAAMVAVAYLLVERRPGGWLAARLPSLEQMDDVMYKAIALGFAFFTVATVLGAMWAAEAWGGYWSWDPKETWALIVWLNYAAWLHLRLTKGWRGRPLAWWSVIGLFITLFAFLGVNMFLSGLHSYGTL; encoded by the coding sequence ATGTCCGTATCGAGCGATTACCTGGAGCAGGAATTCAAGCAGCCGTCGTTGTGGCGGCGGCTGGGCTGGTTTGACTGGCTGTGGGCCCTGGTTGCCGTTGCCGGCAGTATTTACGCCCATGTCCACTATGCCGCATTCATGGACAACTATGAGATCGGTATTCTCTACGGTACTGCGCTCACCCTGATCTGGCTGGGCTGGTCCTGGAAGCCGATACGTCAGCTGAGTCTGGTCATCGGCCTGCTCAGCCTGTTTGCCATCGGGCTGTACGGCGAAGATCTCGCCCGGGGCGACACCAGTTTCTTCCTGAAATATCTGGTGAGCAGTCAGTCGGCGATCATGTGGATGAGCGCGCTCTACGTGATGGCCACCTTTGCCTATTTCTTCGGCATGTTTGCCCGCTCGGAGTTTTCCAGCCGTGTCGGCAGTGCGCTGACCTGGAGCGCCACCGCCATGGGTTTCACCGGCCTGATGGTGCGCTGGCGCGAGTCCTACCTGATCAGCCACGACGTCGGCCATATCCCGGTGAGCAATCTATACGAGGTATTCATTCTGTTCGCGGTGATCACCGCGCTGATGTATCTGTACTATGAAGGCCGCTACAGGAACCGCCAGCTGGGCGGTTTCGTGCTGACCGTGATCTCGGCGGCGGTGGCCTTCCTGCTGTGGTATTCCTTTGCCCGTGGCGCCCACGAGATCCAGCCCCTGGTGCCGGCGCTGCAGAGCTACTGGATGAAACTGCATGTGCCGACCAATTTCATCGGCTACGGCGGTTTTGCCCTGGCGGCGATGGTGGCGGTAGCCTATCTGCTGGTGGAGCGCCGCCCCGGCGGCTGGCTCGCCGCGCGCCTGCCCAGCCTGGAGCAGATGGACGACGTGATGTACAAGGCCATCGCCCTCGGCTTCGCCTTCTTCACCGTCGCCACCGTGCTCGGCGCCATGTGGGCGGCGGAAGCCTGGGGCGGCTACTGGTCGTGGGATCCGAAGGAAACCTGGGCGTTGATCGTCTGGCTCAACTACGCCGCCTGGTTGCACCTGCGTCTGACCAAGGGTTGGCGCGGCCGGCCCCTGGCCTGGTGGTCGGTGATCGGTCTGTTCATCACCCTGTTCGCCTTCCTCGGCGTGAACATGTTCCTGTCCGGCCTGCATTCCTACGGCACGCTGTAA
- a CDS encoding cytochrome c biogenesis protein ResB, whose translation MNDTTPPVRPRRSTGAIALEFLGSMNLAITLLVVIAIASVIGTVLQQNEPYANYVRKFGPFWFEVFKSLGLFDIYGATWFLILLGFLLVSTSVCVWRNTPHILRDMRHFRTDVQEKSLRSFHLKAEWETGQDGNDAAARSAALLAARGYRVRQAAQGERRTVAAMKGAAGRLGYILSHVSIVVICLGGLIDGNLPLKWKELRGELRAETRDLPASEVPAESTLGTDNLSFRGSISIPEGGSSSVVFLQLRDGYLVQELPFAIELEQFRVEHYPTGMPKSFESDLIIHDADLTEPLRQTIRVNHPLIYKGYAIYQSSFGDGGSGLDLRAWSLDLPQQEPVALKSNVNRFLRLTTTRGERTLEFTDFKLYNIFPVEEGDTSGKKFRNYGPSFVFRMRNPAGEAIEYVNYMLPVEVEGRRFFMSGMRATPNEDYRYLYIPADAAGTPQRFMNLLAAAHDETRVRRMIEQQLAGMVDGDAASKEVRSTMIDSISRLVALFVAQGMDGIIKHAEANVPAEQRQDAINSYVNVLQGVLGALYVDMLRDEGIDVAQGVSDADSQFFDDALNTLSMLGAYGSPFYLQLNAFEHIEASGLQIARAPGKDIVYLGCAMLMVGVFMMFYMHQRRVWVYVVPREGGAAMLFAGSGLRNRMDFEREFRALQAELEKAVPPAGAATH comes from the coding sequence TTGAACGATACGACACCTCCGGTGCGCCCACGGCGCAGCACGGGTGCCATTGCACTCGAATTCCTCGGCTCGATGAATCTGGCCATCACCCTGCTGGTGGTGATCGCCATTGCCTCGGTCATCGGTACGGTGCTGCAGCAGAACGAGCCCTATGCCAATTATGTGCGGAAGTTCGGACCGTTCTGGTTCGAGGTGTTCAAGTCGCTGGGCCTGTTCGATATCTACGGTGCCACCTGGTTCCTGATCCTGCTCGGCTTCCTGCTGGTCTCCACCTCGGTGTGTGTCTGGCGCAATACGCCGCACATTCTGCGCGACATGCGCCATTTCCGCACCGACGTCCAGGAAAAATCCCTGCGCAGCTTCCACCTGAAGGCGGAATGGGAAACCGGCCAGGACGGTAACGATGCCGCCGCACGCAGCGCGGCCCTGCTGGCGGCGCGTGGTTACCGGGTGCGACAGGCGGCGCAGGGGGAACGCCGCACGGTGGCGGCAATGAAGGGCGCCGCCGGCCGCCTCGGCTACATCTTGTCCCATGTCTCCATCGTGGTGATCTGCCTGGGTGGGCTGATCGACGGCAATTTGCCCCTCAAGTGGAAGGAGCTGCGCGGCGAACTGCGTGCCGAGACGCGCGACCTTCCCGCCAGCGAGGTTCCGGCAGAAAGTACTCTGGGAACCGACAATCTGTCCTTCCGTGGCAGCATCAGCATTCCCGAAGGCGGCAGCTCCAGCGTGGTATTCCTGCAACTGCGCGACGGCTATCTGGTGCAGGAGCTGCCCTTCGCTATCGAGCTGGAGCAGTTCCGCGTCGAACACTATCCCACCGGCATGCCGAAATCCTTCGAGAGCGATTTGATCATTCATGACGCCGATCTGACCGAGCCGCTGCGCCAGACCATACGCGTCAATCACCCGCTCATCTACAAGGGTTATGCCATCTACCAGTCCAGCTTCGGTGATGGCGGTTCCGGCCTCGATCTGCGCGCCTGGTCGCTGGATCTGCCGCAGCAGGAGCCGGTGGCGCTGAAGAGCAATGTCAATCGCTTTCTGCGTCTCACCACTACCCGCGGCGAGCGCACACTGGAATTCACCGACTTCAAGCTCTATAACATCTTCCCGGTGGAGGAGGGCGACACCAGCGGCAAGAAATTCCGCAATTACGGCCCGAGTTTCGTGTTCCGCATGCGCAATCCCGCCGGTGAAGCCATCGAGTATGTCAACTACATGCTGCCGGTGGAGGTGGAGGGACGCCGGTTCTTCATGAGCGGTATGCGCGCCACGCCGAACGAGGATTACCGTTATCTGTACATTCCCGCCGATGCCGCCGGCACGCCGCAGCGCTTCATGAACCTGTTGGCCGCCGCGCATGATGAGACGCGCGTGCGCCGCATGATCGAGCAGCAGCTGGCGGGTATGGTGGATGGTGATGCGGCCAGCAAGGAAGTGCGCAGCACGATGATCGACTCGATCAGCCGATTAGTCGCCCTGTTCGTGGCACAGGGCATGGATGGCATCATCAAGCATGCCGAGGCGAATGTGCCGGCCGAGCAGCGGCAAGACGCCATCAATTCCTATGTCAATGTACTGCAAGGTGTACTGGGCGCGTTGTATGTGGACATGCTGCGCGACGAAGGTATAGATGTGGCGCAAGGCGTCAGCGACGCCGACAGCCAGTTCTTCGACGATGCGCTCAATACCCTGTCGATGCTCGGGGCTTATGGTTCGCCGTTCTATCTGCAGCTGAATGCCTTCGAGCATATCGAGGCGAGCGGTCTGCAGATTGCCCGCGCTCCAGGCAAGGATATTGTGTATCTGGGATGCGCTATGCTGATGGTCGGCGTGTTCATGATGTTCTATATGCACCAGCGCCGTGTGTGGGTCTATGTGGTGCCGCGCGAGGGTGGCGCTGCCATGCTGTTCGCCGGCAGCGGCCTGCGCAACCGCATGGATTTCGAGCGTGAATTCCGTGCCTTGCAGGCCGAGCTGGAAAAGGCCGTGCCGCCTGCGGGTGCAGCGACGCATTGA
- a CDS encoding c-type cytochrome, which produces MNRLAIAALLLGALGSAHAAGSASAGQGKAAVCSACHGMDGNSVTPIWPSLAGQSEQYISKQLMDFKSGARKDDTMTGMAAPLSEQDIADLAAWFSSQKRGVGSANAEKAAPGEKLYRAGDASKGLAACMACHGPNGAGNPAAKFPALAGQHATYTIKALKDFRDGKRSNDPASMMRGVAAKMTDAQIEAVAEYIAGLH; this is translated from the coding sequence ATGAACAGACTAGCGATTGCAGCCCTGCTGCTGGGTGCCCTCGGGTCCGCCCATGCGGCCGGCAGCGCCAGCGCGGGCCAGGGCAAGGCCGCGGTGTGCTCCGCCTGCCACGGCATGGACGGTAACAGTGTCACCCCCATCTGGCCGAGCCTGGCCGGTCAGTCCGAGCAGTACATCAGCAAGCAGCTGATGGACTTCAAATCCGGCGCGCGCAAGGACGACACCATGACCGGCATGGCCGCTCCCCTGAGCGAGCAGGATATAGCCGATCTGGCGGCCTGGTTCTCCAGTCAGAAGCGTGGTGTCGGTTCCGCCAACGCCGAGAAGGCGGCGCCGGGCGAGAAGCTCTACCGCGCCGGTGACGCCAGCAAGGGTCTGGCTGCTTGCATGGCGTGCCACGGTCCCAATGGCGCCGGCAACCCCGCGGCCAAGTTCCCGGCCCTGGCCGGTCAGCATGCGACCTATACCATCAAGGCGCTGAAGGACTTCCGCGACGGCAAGCGCAGCAACGACCCGGCCAGCATGATGCGCGGCGTGGCTGCCAAGATGACCGATGCGCAGATCGAGGCCGTGGCCGAGTACATCGCTGGTCTGCACTGA
- a CDS encoding c-type cytochrome, which translates to MNKFLVACAAGAMMISASAIAADGKAVYDKACVACHASGAAGAPRIGDKAAWAPRIAQGMDKLYGVALNGKPGTAMLPKGTCAACTEADLKAAVDYMVSQSK; encoded by the coding sequence ATGAACAAGTTCCTGGTTGCCTGCGCTGCCGGCGCAATGATGATCTCCGCTTCCGCCATCGCCGCTGACGGCAAGGCTGTATACGACAAGGCCTGCGTGGCCTGCCACGCCTCCGGCGCGGCCGGTGCGCCGCGCATCGGCGACAAGGCCGCCTGGGCGCCGCGTATCGCCCAGGGCATGGACAAGCTGTACGGCGTGGCCCTGAACGGCAAGCCGGGCACCGCCATGCTGCCGAAGGGCACCTGCGCTGCCTGCACCGAGGCCGATCTGAAGGCTGCCGTGGACTACATGGTTTCCCAGAGCAAGTAA
- the yihA gene encoding ribosome biogenesis GTP-binding protein YihA/YsxC, giving the protein MNAVNHYRQAQFLLGAQQLRQLPADAGIEIAFAGRSNAGKSSALNTITAIKGLARTSKTPGRTQQINLFGLDEGRRLVDLPGYGYAKVPPAIKEHWRKTLEQYFNTRRCLRGLILLMDVRHPLTEFDQIMLNWCRHRNMPVHVLLTKADKLKRGPASAALQQVRRILASYPEASVQLFSAHDGQGVEEARALLDRWFGYGADATEGSATEG; this is encoded by the coding sequence ATGAATGCAGTCAATCATTATCGCCAGGCCCAGTTTCTGCTCGGCGCCCAGCAGCTGCGCCAGCTACCCGCCGACGCGGGTATCGAGATCGCCTTCGCCGGCCGTTCCAACGCCGGCAAGTCCAGCGCCCTCAATACCATCACCGCCATCAAAGGCCTGGCGCGCACCAGCAAGACACCGGGACGCACCCAGCAGATCAATCTCTTCGGCCTGGACGAAGGGCGCCGGCTGGTGGACCTGCCCGGTTACGGCTATGCCAAGGTGCCGCCGGCGATCAAGGAACACTGGCGCAAGACCTTGGAGCAGTATTTCAATACCCGTCGCTGCCTGCGCGGTCTGATCCTGCTCATGGATGTGCGTCACCCGCTTACCGAGTTCGACCAGATCATGCTCAATTGGTGCCGCCACCGGAACATGCCGGTGCATGTCCTGCTGACCAAGGCCGACAAGCTCAAGCGCGGCCCGGCCTCGGCGGCCTTGCAACAGGTGCGGCGCATTCTGGCCTCGTACCCGGAGGCCTCGGTGCAATTGTTCTCGGCCCACGACGGTCAGGGCGTGGAAGAGGCCCGCGCCCTGCTGGATCGCTGGTTCGGCTATGGCGCCGACGCTACGGAGGGATCGGCAACGGAAGGTTAG
- the polA gene encoding DNA polymerase I: protein MSDSTQKPLVLVDGSSYLYRAFHALPALTNSRGEPTGAVYGVVNMLRRLLGDYDPEHVAVVFDAKGKTFRDDLYAEYKAHRPPMPAELASQIAPLHAIVRAMGLPLLVVEGVEADDVIGTLARQAEAAGLPVLISTGDKDMAQLVDEHITLVNTMTDTVMDPAGVVEKFGVPPERIVDYLALIGDTSDNVPGVPKVGPKTAVKWLQEYGSLDAIIAHADAIKGKIGDNLRESLGFLPLSRQLVTIKCDVPLAQGPLELRRTAPDAEALREWYGRMEFKTWLGELLGGGEVAAAAAEPVTPLATAQRRYDTVLTLAQLEEWLARLAAAELFAFDTETTSLDYMDAEIVGVSFAVEPERAAYVPLAHDYPGAPDQLGREAVLARLKPLLEDPARAKLGQNLKYDMNVLANHGIELRGIAHDTMLQSYVLDSTATRHDMDSLALKYLGRKTISFAEVAGKGVKQLGFNQVPIEQATEYAAEDADITLQLHRTLWPRVAAEPALKRVYETIELPLVPILSRLERAGVLVDVAMLRRQSGELALRMNEIEQAAYSAAGGPFNLGSPKQIQEILFERLQLPVLKKTPKGQPSTAEDVLQELALDGYDLPRLILEHRGMAKLKSTYTDRLPEQVSRRSGRVHTSYHQAVAATGRLSSSDPNLQNIPVRTPEGRRIRQAFIAPPGYRLLAADYSQIELRIMAHLSGDEGLLRAFAAGEDIHRATAAEVFGVAPDEVSADMRRSAKAINFGLIYGMSAFGLARQLGIDRAAAQTYVDRYFERYPGVRRYMDETRERARAQGYVETVFGRRLYVPDIKASNAQRRQYAERTAINAPMQGTAADIIKRAMIAVDPWQQDSGGKVRMIMQVHDELVFEVAEEYVDTARAEIPRLMAGAAELKVPLLVEAGVGDNWDEAH, encoded by the coding sequence ATGTCTGATTCGACGCAGAAACCTTTGGTCCTGGTGGATGGCTCCTCCTATCTGTATCGCGCCTTCCACGCCCTGCCGGCCCTGACCAATTCCCGTGGCGAACCTACCGGTGCGGTGTACGGCGTGGTCAACATGCTGCGCCGCCTGCTGGGCGACTACGACCCGGAACATGTCGCGGTGGTGTTCGATGCCAAGGGCAAGACCTTCCGTGACGACCTCTACGCCGAGTACAAGGCGCATCGCCCTCCCATGCCGGCGGAACTGGCCAGCCAGATCGCGCCGCTGCATGCCATCGTGCGCGCCATGGGGCTGCCGCTGCTGGTGGTGGAAGGCGTGGAGGCCGACGACGTCATCGGCACGCTGGCGCGGCAGGCCGAGGCTGCCGGGCTGCCGGTGCTGATCTCCACCGGGGACAAGGACATGGCCCAGCTGGTGGATGAACACATCACCCTGGTCAACACCATGACCGATACGGTGATGGACCCGGCCGGGGTGGTGGAGAAGTTCGGCGTGCCGCCGGAGCGCATCGTCGATTACCTCGCCCTCATCGGCGACACCAGCGACAACGTGCCCGGCGTACCCAAGGTGGGGCCGAAGACGGCGGTGAAGTGGTTACAGGAATACGGCTCCCTGGATGCGATCATCGCCCATGCCGACGCCATCAAGGGCAAGATTGGCGACAACCTGCGGGAAAGCCTCGGCTTCCTGCCGCTGTCGCGGCAATTGGTGACCATCAAGTGCGACGTGCCGCTGGCGCAGGGACCGCTGGAGCTGCGCCGCACGGCGCCGGATGCCGAGGCGCTGCGCGAGTGGTACGGCCGCATGGAGTTCAAGACCTGGCTGGGCGAGCTGCTGGGTGGTGGCGAGGTGGCTGCCGCGGCGGCGGAGCCAGTAACGCCGCTGGCCACCGCGCAACGGCGCTACGACACCGTGTTGACGCTGGCGCAGCTGGAGGAGTGGCTGGCCCGGCTGGCGGCGGCGGAGCTGTTCGCCTTCGACACCGAGACCACCAGTCTCGATTACATGGATGCCGAGATCGTCGGTGTATCCTTCGCCGTGGAACCGGAACGGGCCGCCTATGTGCCGCTGGCCCATGATTACCCCGGTGCCCCCGATCAGCTCGGCCGTGAGGCGGTGCTGGCGCGGCTCAAGCCGCTGCTGGAAGACCCGGCCAGGGCGAAGCTGGGCCAGAATCTCAAGTACGACATGAACGTCCTGGCCAATCATGGCATAGAACTGCGCGGCATCGCCCACGACACCATGCTGCAATCCTATGTGCTGGATTCCACCGCCACCCGCCACGACATGGATTCCCTGGCCCTCAAGTACCTCGGCCGCAAGACTATCAGTTTCGCAGAGGTGGCCGGCAAGGGCGTCAAACAGCTCGGCTTCAATCAGGTGCCCATCGAACAGGCGACGGAATACGCCGCCGAGGATGCCGACATCACCCTGCAACTGCACCGCACCCTGTGGCCGCGCGTCGCCGCCGAGCCGGCGCTGAAGCGGGTCTACGAGACGATCGAATTGCCGCTGGTGCCGATCCTGTCGCGTCTGGAGCGGGCCGGCGTGCTGGTGGACGTGGCCATGCTCAGGCGGCAGAGCGGCGAACTGGCCCTGCGCATGAACGAGATCGAGCAGGCGGCCTACAGCGCCGCCGGCGGGCCGTTCAATCTGGGCTCACCCAAGCAGATCCAGGAGATCCTGTTCGAGCGCCTGCAACTGCCGGTGCTGAAGAAGACTCCCAAGGGCCAGCCGTCCACCGCCGAGGACGTGTTGCAGGAGCTGGCCTTGGATGGCTACGACCTGCCGCGCCTGATCCTGGAGCACCGCGGCATGGCCAAGCTCAAGTCCACCTACACCGACCGCCTGCCCGAGCAGGTGAGCCGCCGCAGCGGCCGGGTGCACACCTCCTATCATCAGGCGGTGGCCGCCACCGGCCGCTTGTCATCCTCCGACCCCAACCTACAGAACATCCCGGTGCGCACCCCCGAGGGCCGCCGCATCCGCCAGGCCTTCATCGCCCCCCCCGGATACAGATTACTGGCGGCCGACTACTCGCAGATCGAACTGCGCATCATGGCCCACCTGTCCGGTGACGAAGGTCTGCTGCGCGCCTTCGCCGCCGGCGAGGACATCCACCGCGCCACCGCCGCCGAGGTGTTCGGCGTCGCGCCGGATGAGGTCAGCGCCGACATGCGCCGCAGCGCCAAGGCCATCAACTTCGGCCTGATCTACGGCATGTCCGCCTTCGGCCTGGCGCGCCAGCTCGGCATCGATCGCGCCGCGGCGCAGACCTACGTCGACCGCTACTTCGAGCGCTATCCCGGCGTGCGCCGCTACATGGACGAAACCCGCGAGCGGGCGCGCGCGCAGGGCTATGTGGAAACCGTGTTCGGCCGCCGTCTCTATGTGCCCGACATCAAGGCCAGCAATGCCCAGCGCCGCCAGTATGCCGAGCGCACCGCCATCAATGCGCCGATGCAGGGCACCGCCGCCGACATCATCAAGCGCGCCATGATCGCCGTCGATCCCTGGCAGCAGGACAGCGGTGGCAAGGTGCGCATGATCATGCAGGTGCATGACGAGCTGGTGTTCGAGGTGGCGGAGGAGTATGTGGATACAGCCCGGGCGGAAATTCCGCGACTGATGGCTGGTGCTGCCGAGCTCAAGGTGCCGCTGCTGGTGGAAGCGGGGGTGGGCGACAACTGGGACGAGGCACACTGA